The following proteins come from a genomic window of Zonotrichia leucophrys gambelii isolate GWCS_2022_RI chromosome 4, RI_Zleu_2.0, whole genome shotgun sequence:
- the LOC135446470 gene encoding G-protein coupled receptor 26-like yields the protein MDLAGVLLALLLVLVLVVSLLSNLLVLLCFVYSTEIRKQVAGVFLVNLSFCNLLLTVLNMPFTLLGILRNQQPLGGCVCKAVGFLETFLTSNTMLSMAALSIDKWIAVVFPLSYTSKMRYKDAVILMGYSWLHSLTFPLVSLFYSWVDYNSVYASCTLHLKEETERRRFTVFTIVFHSTSFMLSLVILCFTYLKVLKVARFHCKRIDIITMQTLVLLVDIHPSVKQRCLNEQKRRRQRATKKISIFIGSFVICFGPYIITRLIELIPFVTINYYWGIISKCLTYSKAASDPFVYSLLRQQYKKVLINIVNRILKRDLYPSSGYNSSLDTENDYCLHRTN from the exons ATGGACTTGGCAGGCgtgctgctggcgctgctccTCGTGCTGGTGCTGGTCGTCTCTCTGCTCTCCAACCTCCTGGTGCTGCTATGCTTCGTCTACAGTACGGAGATCCGCAAGCAGGTCGCCGGGGTTTTCCTGGTGAACTTATCTTTCTGCAACCTGCTTCTCACCGTTCTGAACATGCCTTTTACCCTGCTGGGCATCCTGAGGAACCAGCAACCCCTCGGGGGCTGCGTCTGCAAGGCGGTGGGTTTCCTGGAAACTTTCCTGACTTCCAACACAATGCTGAGCATGGCAGCTCTCAGCATCGACAAATGGATTGCCGTGGTGTTCCCTCTGAGCTACACCAGCAAGATGCGGTATAAGGACGCTGTGATACTGATGGGCTACTCGTGGCTCCACTCCCTCACGTTCCCCTTGGTATCCTTGTTTTACTCGTGGGTAGATTACAACAGCGTTTATGCCTCTTGCACCTTACACCTGAAGGAAGAGACGGAGAGGAGAAGGTTTACAGTGTTCACCATTGTCTTTCACTCCACCAGTTTCATGCTATCTCTGGTGATCTTGTGTTTCACCTATTTAAAGGTGTTGAAAGTTGCCCGGTTCCACTGCAAGCGGATAGACATTATTACCATGCAGACTCTGGTTTTGCTGGTGGATATCCACCCCAG TGTGAAGCAGCGTTGTCTGAACgagcagaaaaggaggaggcAGCGGGCTACCaagaaaatcagtatttttataGGGTCGTTCGTGATCTGTTTTGGTCCTTACATTATCACCAG GTTGATAGAGCTCATTCCTTTTGTTACCATAAATTACTACTGGGGAATTATAAGCAAGTGCCTCACCTACAGTAAGGCTGCATCAGATCCGTTTGTTTACTCACTTTTACGTCAACAGTACAAAAAAGTTCTGATCAACATCGTCAACAGGATACTGAAGAGGGACCTGTATCCCTCATCAGGGTACAACAGTTCTCTCGACACTGAAAACGATTACTGCTTGCACAGAACAAACTGA